The region CGCCAGGGTCACTTCGTGGGTGCTCCGCAGGTCGAGCCCGGCCGATCCCGCGGTCGCGTAGCTGGGGAGTTGCGCATCTGGCTCGGCGGCAACTGGCAAGGAGACTTCAATCGGCTCGGTGGTCATCGGAATTTGCGTATCATGGGCCATGCGGTTCAAGCGCCTCGGCGAAGGTTGCCTCATTCTACAAGGCCTGGACTCCCCTGCGCACGCTGCTGAACTGTTTGAATCGGTTGAAGGCGTTTTGGAATGTGTTCCGGCGTTCGATCAACTGGCCATTTTCTTCGACCCAGATTCGAATGCACTCGGCCTTCTGGAGCCGGTTTTGGAGGGATCGGCCGGGCAGCCGGCGCTCCTACTCCAAAATGGGGGGGAGCAACCTGAGGGGCTGCCGCCGGCATCATCCCATGTCCTCCCGGCCTCATACGATGGCCCGGACCTGGAGGAGTGCGCCAACGCCCTAAACATAACTCCCCACCAATTGGTGGAGCTCCATGCGTCGGCCACCTTCACAGTGGAAGCCATCGGGTTTTGCCCGGGGTTCCCATACCTTTCGGGACTCCCGGCCAATCTCAGCGGGCTTCCCCGGCGTCCGACCCCCCGGCCCCAAGTCGGCCCCGGAAGCATTGCCATCGTCGGCAACCAATCGTGCATTTACCCCCTTCCCCGGCCCGGCGGTTGGAACCTTATTGCCCGCACCCCGTTGGTTTTGGTCGATCCGGAAGAAGGTTTCTTCCCCATTTCCGTTGGCGACACGCTGCGATTCGAGCCGGTTGACATCCATGAGTTCAACCGATTGGAGGGGGAACGCCTGTGAAAACGATCGACCTCAATGCAGACCTCGGCGAGGGCATCTCCTGGGAAGGAGAGTTGCTGGATCTTGTTACCAGCGCGAACGTCTGTTGCGGGGCCCATGCCGGGTCGCCCGAGACCACGCGCGCCACGGTAGAAGCGTGCCTCGCCCGAGGCATCCGGGTTGGTGCCCACCCGGGCTACCCTGATCCCAGCCACTTCGGCCGTCGAACCCTCCACGCCCTAGACATGAAGTCTCGGGATGTCGCGCATCACCTAGCCAAGCAAGTTGGACTCATTCCGGAAGCGGCATACATCAAACCCCATGGAGCCCTCTACAACGATTCGGCAACCAGTTTCGGGGGCTCCCGCAATCCCGAGGCTTGGCAAGCGTTGGGAGAAGATGGCGATTCTTGGCAAGACATGGACGACACCCTCGTCCCCGCTGCGTTCCTATTGAAATTCGTTTTCGTCAAATACCAGCTCCCCCTCATGGGGCTATCTGGCACGTACCACGAGGAGATCGCGTGGTTTTCCGGACACCCTTTGATCCGCGAAGGCTTTATCGACCGCCGATACGGTGAAAACGGCTTGTTGCTTTCCCGCTCCCACCCGGATGCCCTGATCCTCAACCCTGGGGAGGCCGCCGACCAGGCGCTGCGACTGGCCGAAACCTGCGATTCCTTGTGCATTCACGGGGATAATCCGGAATCCCCAAGGATCCTCGCTTGTGTCCGTGGTGAATTGGAGCGCGCCGGATATTCGGTGAAGGCACCGTGATCCAGATTCTGAGCACATATTCCGGGAATTTCCTGGTTCCTCAGGCCCGGCCCGGTTGGCGATCCAAGGGCGTCCCCCCCGGGGGGCCTGCCGATCCTTTTCTCGCTGGTTTGGCTCTTGGCCTAGCCGGCTCCGATTTCGCCCTTGAACTC is a window of Armatimonadota bacterium DNA encoding:
- a CDS encoding LamB/YcsF family protein, translated to MKTIDLNADLGEGISWEGELLDLVTSANVCCGAHAGSPETTRATVEACLARGIRVGAHPGYPDPSHFGRRTLHALDMKSRDVAHHLAKQVGLIPEAAYIKPHGALYNDSATSFGGSRNPEAWQALGEDGDSWQDMDDTLVPAAFLLKFVFVKYQLPLMGLSGTYHEEIAWFSGHPLIREGFIDRRYGENGLLLSRSHPDALILNPGEAADQALRLAETCDSLCIHGDNPESPRILACVRGELERAGYSVKAP
- a CDS encoding carboxyltransferase domain-containing protein, giving the protein MRFKRLGEGCLILQGLDSPAHAAELFESVEGVLECVPAFDQLAIFFDPDSNALGLLEPVLEGSAGQPALLLQNGGEQPEGLPPASSHVLPASYDGPDLEECANALNITPHQLVELHASATFTVEAIGFCPGFPYLSGLPANLSGLPRRPTPRPQVGPGSIAIVGNQSCIYPLPRPGGWNLIARTPLVLVDPEEGFFPISVGDTLRFEPVDIHEFNRLEGERL